In one window of Drosophila mauritiana strain mau12 chromosome X, ASM438214v1, whole genome shotgun sequence DNA:
- the LOC117147687 gene encoding uncharacterized protein LOC117147687: MSSELSLWNGQPVNAPIFPQMGDAMNAGHVGGQWSPSAAAPASSGPRTQPMPQGMGDFQPMRCPPMPPNFFGQPQGMGSGFGDDQGPCEPCIDNGEAFCAYNDLDMNCGGRIKGDFW; encoded by the coding sequence ATGTCGAGCGAGTTGTCCCTCTGGAACGGCCAGCCAGTCAATGCGCCCATCTTTCCCCAGATGGGTGATGCCATGAACGCCGGCCACGTCGGTGGCCAGTGGTCGCCCAGTGCGGCGGCACCAGCATCCAGCGGTCCAAGGACTCAACCGATGCCGCAGGGCATGGGCGACTTCCAGCCGATGAGATGCCCACCAATGCCACCCAACTTCTTTGGCCAGCCGCAGGGCATGGGATCTGGATTCGGAGATGATCAGGGACCCTGCGAACCGTGCATCGATAATGGAGAAGCCTTCTGCGCCTACAACGACTTGGATATGAACTGTGGCGGCAGAATTAAGGGCGATTTCTGGTAG
- the LOC117147770 gene encoding uncharacterized protein LOC117147770, with protein sequence MVWNTLSFWDGQPVTSPVYPQMGDAWNPNTSGYQNYQHPQTHSHNNYYQRMGMGDIRQMSCPMPNYCPHFREPGLDDVDAFYAYNGMDVSQAYGVGSQAGQGEGSGARGDFW encoded by the coding sequence ATGGTGTGGAATACGCTTTCATTCTGGGACGGTCAACCAGTCACTTCCCCGGTGTATCCCCAGATGGGGGATGCGTGGAATCCCAATACCTCCGGCTACCAGAATTACCAGCACCCTCAGACCCATTCGCATAACAATTACTATCAGCGGATGGGCATGGGTGACATTCGCCAGATGAGCTGTCCCATGCCGAACTACTGTCCTCATTTCCGGGAGCCCGGATTGGACGATGTGGATGCCTTCTACGCCTACAACGGCATGGATGTGAGTCAGGCCTACGGCGTTGGATCTCAAGCTGGTCAGGGAGAAGGATCTGGAGCGCGGGGCGATTTCTGGTAG